AGGATCTCGACGACATCAGCGATCGCGTCCTTGGAGAGGAGCATGCCCCCGAGCACGCCCTGCTCGGCCGCGACATCCTGCGGGGGCGCCTTGTCGAACGAACCGCCGCCGCCGGAGCCCTCGGAGCGGCCTGGTTTACCGCCCTGGGGTCCCCCGGACGGCTGAGATGGGGGCCGCGGATCCGGTCGTGCGTCGTCGGTGATCGACACCGGGACATCCCCCTAACTGACCATGCCGCTTGAACGATCGAACAGCCCTCGTCCGACTCCTTCGGCCGATCTCGCCGTGACTTCAGCAGATCCGGTCGATCAAGGGCTCGCCCACTGTACGAACCTGGCTGCCACCTGCCCAACTGCCTCGGTGGACGAGTCTTGGGACAACTTGTGGACAGCACCCCCTTTGGCTGTGGGTAGCCCTGTGCACACCATGTGGACAACTTCTGGGGAAAGAGCCTCAGCAGCACTTTTCCGTGGTCTTCCTGTGGAGGGCAGAAAAGCTGATGGATCTGCGAAAATACCGGCTCGGGTGAGCAAGCCATCGCTGTGAGGCGTTGCGGTTCCGCCTCCGGCACGTCACCCTTTTCAGGTGGACCAACGGGAGTGGGACTACGGCGCCCGCATGTCGCGCGAGAGGCGCGGTGCGGAGGCTTGGCCCATTCCCGAGCAGGAAAGGGACGAATCGGAATCCCGGTGGTCCTCGCTGACCGATACCGGCAGCATGACGCCGAGCCCGGAGGCCCTCACCTGGCAGCGCCGCGCAGACGCGTGGGCGCAGCAGAGCCAGGGTCAAGGGCAGGGCCAGGGCGAGATCGAGCCCTATGCCGGAGGTGGCGGCCAGGCCGTGGAGCCGGCGAACCGCTGGTCCGACGTGACCTCGACGGGACGGCCCACCTTCCCGGCCGACGGCACCGGCTGGCGCACCCAGACCTCGGAGTGGCGGGCCACCGGCGCGCGCTGGCGGCAGACCACCGAGTGGCGTTCGTCGACCGGTTCGCACGTCTGGCGCTCCACCACCGAGGCCTGGCAGTCGGAGAACGAGGCGGAGGCGACGCCGGCCCGCCCCACCATCTCCGGCACGAGCTGGCCCACCACGGAACAGGAGAGCGCCGGCCGGGAGAGCTGGTCGGACACGCCGTCCTGGCGACGGGAGGCGGACACCGGACGGGCCGCGACCACCCCGGTCGAGCAGACCTGGAGCAGCGGCTCCAGCACCCCGTCGTGGCAGCGTCCGTCGGCACAGACGCCGTCCTGGCAGCAGCCGTCGACGCAGGCTCCGTCCTGGCAGCAACCTTCCACGCAAACCCCGTCCTGGCAGCAGCCGGCCGCGCCGACACCGTCCTGGCAGCAGCCGGCCGGCTCGACTCCGTCGTGGCAGCGGCCCGCCGCCGAGTCCTGGTCGTCCTCGGCGCCGGTGAGTGATTCGTGGAGCGCCGATCGGCGCGGCGCCACCCGGGGGGAGAACACCACCGACATCGGCGGCTGGGATCAGCGGTCCGACGGGCCCGGCTGGCAGGCCGGTCCGCGGGACGACGGCCGGCACTTCGTCCGGAAGGACGACCGGGCCGCCTGGCAGCGTGGCGCGGAGACCGAGTGGTCCACCCGCCGCGGCCGACGGCGTGCGCCCGAGCCGGAGGTTCCGCCGACCGGCGGCAGCGGCTGGTCCACCACCTCGGACACGGACAACTGGGCCGGGCACACCGACACCGGCAACATCGCGCTCTCCCCGACGTCACCGACGGCCGACCAGGGCGCGCCGGCACCCTCGTGGGGCAGCCGCTCCGCGCGCCGCGGTCAGCCCGCGGAGCCGGAGGGATATTCGGACGCTTACGGTGCTGAGCGCACCGGTCAGACCCCGATTCGGTACGGCGTTCGTCCCGAGTCGTCGACCCGGCTGTCCCGCCGGGCCGCCCCCGACGACGGTCCCGTGGCGTTCCGCGACGAGGGCGCGGCAGCATCCGGTGGCCTGCCCGAGCGGCACCGCGGCCCCGCCGGCCTGCCTGAGCGGCAGCGGGGCGCGGGCTCGTTCGGCGACGAGAGCCCCGCTGCTTCCGGCGTCCTGCCCGCGCGGCAGCGCGGAACCGGCCAGTTCGGTGACGAAAGCACTGCTGCTTCCGGCGGTGTGCCAGGGCGCCAGCGCGGCGCCGGCCAGTTCGGTGACGAGAGCGCCGCTGCTTCCGGTGGTATGCCAGCGCGGCAGCGCGGTGCCGGTCGCCGCGCCCAGCAGCCGCAGCGCTACAACGCGAACCCGACCAACTGGCGCGAGGACACCTCCTCTTGGGAGGCGGAGCCGGACACCAGCAACTGGACCCGCGACCCGGACACCGGCCAGTGGAGCCGCGCCGAGGACGATCCGCGCGTGCTGGCCTGGCGCGCCGAGGCGGCCCGGCGTGAGCGGATCAAGGATGACGGCGCCGAGCCGCAGCCCGAGCAGCCCGGCTGGGGTGGCGAGGGGCGGCGCGGACGGCGTGCCGACGAGCCCACCGGGCCGGTCGGCGGGGTGCCCGGCGGCCCGTTGCCCAGCAGCGGCATGCCGGACGGCCCCCGCCCGCGCAGCGCCATGCCCAGCAGCGGCGGCACCTGGTCGACCGGCGCGGCCATGCCCGGACCGGCCACTCCGCGCAGCGCCGGTGCTCCGTGGAACGGCGCCGAACAGCCGGACCCCTACACCTCCGGGCGGTTCCGCACGGACCAGTACCCGCCGGACGCTTCCCGGCAGGCGTACGGAAATGACACCGGTGCTCGGCGGCGTGCTCCCGAGCCGGAGCCGGAGGCTTGGCCGTCCCGGTCGACCGGGCGCGACGAGTACCAGACCGAGGGCTGGCGGCAGGGTCCGCTGCCGCCGCGCCAGGATCCGCCGCGTGAGCTGCCCGCCGGGCGCTCCGGTGGCTGGGCCGAGCCGGGTTACCCCGGCCAGCAGCGGGAGCTGCCGGCCGGTCGATCCACCTGGCCCGAGCCGGAGCGCGGGGTGCCGCGGCAGACCGGTTACGGCTCGTTGCCGCCGGAGGATTCCGGCTGGGCGGAGCGGGAGCCCGAGCCGCGGCGGACCGGTGGTCCCGGCTACGGCTACGGGCCTTCGGAGGACGACGGCCGGTCGTGGGCCGACCTGCGGCGACCTGGGGGTGCCCGGGAACTGCCCGCCGGTGGGCCGTCCTACGGCGCTCGTGAGCTGCCCGCTGCCCCGCAGCGGCGGGACGACGGTTATGGCATGGCCGGGGGTGACCCCGCGTGGCGTGACCCGCGTAAACCCGCGTACGGAGCGCAGCGCGAGCTGCCCGGCGGCCCGTCCTCGTGGACCGATCCGGCCGCGGAGGCGCCCGGCTACGACGAGACGGATCGCTACGGCAACCCGCGTCGTCGGGACGACCGGGACGACCCGCCGTACGGTGGAGGCGGCGGTGGCGCCCGTGGGCAGGGTGATTGGCGAGCCCCGGGGCCATCCGGCGGGGCTTCCTGGAACGGCGGCTCCGGCCCGGTCAACGGGTGGAACGGGGCCGGACCGGGCAATGGCAGTTATCGCCGCGGCGCACCGGATCCCGGTTACAGCAGCGGCGGCGCGCCGGAGGGGGGCGGCTGGCGCGCCAGTGCCGACACAGACGCCCCCGGCGGTAGTGCCGCGCCGGTCTCCGGCAGCGCGGGCTACCGTGCCACCGCCGCCCCCGGCGGCGACTGGCGTCAGGAGCTGAACGGAGGCGGCAGCGCCGCTCCGGTCTCCGGGTATCGGGCCACCGCGACGCCGCCGGGTGACTGGCGAGCCGAACTCAACGGTGGCGCACCGGCGGGGCCGACCGCGGTCAGCGCCACCGGCAGTGCCCCTGTGGTTTCGTCCACGCCCGGGGCTGACTGGCGAGCCGAGCTCACCGGTGGCACCGCCGCGCCCACGTCCGGCGCGGCCGGGTACAGGGCGGCCGCCGGCGGTGACTGGCGGGCCGACCTGAGCGCGGCACCGACCTCGGGCGCTGCCGCGGCGGCCGGCACTACGGGATACCGCGCGACCGCCGCAGCGGCCGCGCCGGCCACCGGCGACTGGCGTCGTGAGCTCAACGCCGACCTGACCGACGACGGCGAGGCGCAGCGGTTCAGCACCTCGGACTTCCCGTCGTTCCGGCCGAGCGGTTCAGCCGCGGTCGCCGGCAGGGAGAACCTGGCGCTGAGCGCCACCTCGGTCATCACCGCGACGCCGGGCGAGGCCGGGGAGGACACGTCCTGGCCGCCTCGGCGGGCCGTGAGCGGCGCGCTCTTCGAGAGCACCGGGTCCTACGAGCGGCGGCCGGTCAGCAGCGGGGTGCTCTCCGGGCGGCAGAGTGACCTGCTCAACCCGGACGACGAGGAAGAGGAAGAGACCTCCAACAGCCCGCTGGCCGCGGTCGGTTACACCGTCGTCTGGTATGGCGTTCCGGTGGTTCTCTTCGTCCTGGGCATGCTGCTGCTGAACACCGGGCAGCGGGCGCACGCTCTGCAGACGCTGGCCGACGCGGCCCCTGAGTTCGGGATCTCGCTGGCGTTGAGCATCGTCGTCGCGTTCGGTCTGCGCTTCGCGACCACGGCGTGGAAGTCCGCCAGCGTCGGACTGGCCGCGGCGGTCGTCGGTGGCGGCCTGGCGACGGTCCTCAGCTCCGCGATCACCGGTAACAGCCTCAGCTGACCGGCCGCCTCCGTCGGCAGGGAGGCAGCCTCACCTCTCCGCATCAACCGCGCCCGACGGCCTGATCGTCACGCCGCCGAGTACCGCATCCGGGCTGATCGACGAGACGGCTCCGGGGTGCCTAGGTCAGGTTTCGGGATGGGGGGCGGCGCCGGCAACGGAGCGGGGCCGGTGGGCATCCTGGTGGCCCTGGCGAGCGGGGCCGCTGTGGGCAGGGTGAGCAGGAGAAGCAGGGAGCAGAGCACGAAGAGGTTGCGCAGGAGGAAGTCGCGCGGGGTGGTGGTCGGGGTGGCTTCGGCGTCGCCCCAGACGATGAACGAGACGGTGCCCCAGATCAGGGCGGCGTACAGCGTCGCCAGGCCGGACCACAGCAGGATGCGGCGGCGGGTGGCCCAGCCGCGGGCGTGGACGAGCAGCAGGATCATGGCCGGAATGAACCAGTAGATGTGGTGGGGCCAGGTGATCGGGCTGATCAGGCCGGCGGTCAGGCCGATCAGGGTGACGCCCATCAGATCGTTCCCGGCGCGGTGAGCTCTGACCGCGCGCAGCAGGCCGACGATCGTGACGGTGGCGGCGAGCACGCACCACAGGACGGTGCTGGGCGGCGACGGAGCGACCAGCCGGGCGAGCAGGCCCTTGATGGACTGGTTGCCGGTGTAGAAGGCCTGGCCGACCCGGTCGCTGTCCCACAGCGCGCTGGTCCAGAAGAGCCACGACTCACGCGGGGCGATCGCCGCCGAGAGCAGCGTCGCGGCGGCGGCCGACACGACGGACACGGTGAAGGCACGCCAGCGGCGCGTGACCGCCAGATAGACGATGAAGATCGCCGGGATGAGCTTGATCGCCGCGGCCAGGCCGATCCCGATGCCCGCGTACTTCCGGTGGCGGGGCAGGGCGTAGCAGAAGTCCACGAGGACCATGGCGACCAGCAGCATGTTGATCTGGCCGAGCGTCAGGTTCTCCCGGATCGGTTCGATGATCAGCACGGCCGGGACCACCGCGAGGGTGAGCCACCAGGATGATTTCCGGTCCGCGGCCGGCAGCGCCGTGCGGAGGGTCAGCTGGGTGGTCTGGGCGAGCAGGGCGATGGTCGCGACGGTGAAGAGGACGGCGACCCCGCCGAACGGGAGCAGGACCATCGGCCGCATGATCATCGCGGCGAACGGGGTGTAGGTGAAGTAGAGCGCGCCCTGGACCGGATCCGGACGGGCGTAGTCGTACAGGTTTCGGCCGCCGGCCCACCACGTCAGCGCGTCGTAGTAGATGTGCAGGTCGAAGTAGTGGTGACGGTTGCCGTACCAGGCGTAGAAGAGGGCGGCGAGGCCGGCCAGGACCGTGCATGCCACCACGCGCCCGGCGATTCCCGAAACGGTCCGGTCGCCGTTGTTGATGACTTCGTCCATTCCCCGCGGGCTCAGAGCCGACCGTCGAGGTCGGTTCTCGTGCCCGCCCAGGGTAGTGGAACGCGAGGCGCACTCGCGGTCCCGGAATAAAGGACCGTCGATGACGAGGATCACACAGCACGGCGGTGAGCCGAGTGGCAAAGCACGAACGGCATGCTGGGCGTGAGCCCGGCATGCCGTTCGCGGTGGTGCGACGAACTACTTGGCGGCGACCACGTTCACCGGGAACGTGGCGGTCACCTCGGGGTGCAGCTTGACCTGGACGTTGTACGAGCCCGTGGTCTTGATGTGACCCGGGAGCTCGAGACGACGACGGTCCAGCGCCGGACCGCCGGCGGCCTTGACCGCGTCGACGATCTCGGCCGGGGTGATCGAGCCGAACAGGCGGCCGCCGTTGCCGGAGCGCGCGCTCAGCGTGACCTTGAGGCCGGACAGCTGGCCCTTGACCTCGTTGGCCTGGCCCAGGTCACGGATCTCACGAGCCTCGCGGGCCCGCTTGATGACGACAACCTGCTTCTCCGCGCCCTTGCTCCACCGGATCGCGAAGCCCTGCGGCAGGAGGTAGTTACGGCCGTAGCCGTTCTTCACCTCGACGACGTCGCCGGGGGTGCCGAGGCCCGACACCTCCTGAGTGAGGATGATCTTCATTTGGGTGATCCTCCTCAGCGCGCCGTAGCCGTGTACGGCAGGAGCGCCATCTCGCGGGCGTTCTTGACCGCGCGGGCGATCTGCCGCTGCTGCTGCGAGGTCACACCGGTGACGCGGCGGGCACGGATCTTGCCGCGGTCGGAGATGAACTTGCGCAGGAGCGCGGTGTCCTTGTAGTCGATGTAGGTGATCCCGTCCTTGTCGAGCGGGTTCACCTTCTTCTTCGGCTTGCGAAGCGCCGCAGCCTTAGCCATTGCTCTTACTCCTGAACTGAGGAAAGCCCGAAGGCTTAGAAGGGAGGCTCGTCGTCGAACGAGGAGTTGTTGCCACCGCTGGAGCGGCCGCCACCGGACGGCGCAGCCGTGGCCCAGGGGTCGTCGAAGTCGTTGTTGCTCCGACCGCCCCCGCCCGACTGCTGCCGGTTGCCGCCACCGCCGAAGTTGCCGCCACCGCCACCGCCACCGAAGTTGCCGCCGCCGCCACCGGAGGCGCCGAAGCCACCCCCGCCGCCGCCCGACCGGTTCATCCGCTGCACCTTCGCCGTGGCGTAGCGCAGCGACGGGCCGATCTCGTCGACCTCGAGCTCGATGACGGTGCGCTTCTCTCCCTCTTTGGTGTCGTAGGTGCGCTGGCGCAGCCGGCCCTGCACGATCACCCGGGTGCCGCGGGTCAGCGACTCCGAGACGTGCTCGGCGGCATCACGCCAGATGCTGCACGACAGGAAGAGTGGCTCGCCGTCCTTCCACTCGTTTGACTGCCGGTCCAGGGTCCGCGGCGTGGAAGCGATGCGGAACGAACAGACCGCCGCTCCCGACGCGGTGAAGCGGATCTCCGGGTCGTTGACCAGGTTGCCAACGACGGTGATTACGGTTTCTCCAGCCATGAAACTTCTCCTCGCCGCTCAAGTCGTCGATGCAAAGGGTCTCAGGACCCTCTGACAAAAACGCCTCAGCGGGTCTCGGGACGGATGACCTTGGTCCGCAGGATGGACTCGTTGAGCCGGAGCTGACGGTCCAGCTCGGCCACGGCCTCGGGCGTCGCCTGCAGGTCGACGACCGCGTAGATGCCTTCAGCCTTCTTGTTGATCTCGAACGAGAGCCGGCGACGGCCCCAGACATCGAGCTTCTCCACCGAGCCACCCGCGGTCCTGATCACGTTCAGGTACTGGTCGAGCGACGGGGCGACGGTGCGCTCCTCGAGCGAAGGGTCGAGGATCACCATCAGTTCGTAATGACGCAAGACATTCACCTCCTGTGGGCTATGCGGCCACGGTCTTTCCGT
Above is a genomic segment from Actinoplanes ianthinogenes containing:
- a CDS encoding glycosyltransferase 87 family protein; this encodes MDEVINNGDRTVSGIAGRVVACTVLAGLAALFYAWYGNRHHYFDLHIYYDALTWWAGGRNLYDYARPDPVQGALYFTYTPFAAMIMRPMVLLPFGGVAVLFTVATIALLAQTTQLTLRTALPAADRKSSWWLTLAVVPAVLIIEPIRENLTLGQINMLLVAMVLVDFCYALPRHRKYAGIGIGLAAAIKLIPAIFIVYLAVTRRWRAFTVSVVSAAAATLLSAAIAPRESWLFWTSALWDSDRVGQAFYTGNQSIKGLLARLVAPSPPSTVLWCVLAATVTIVGLLRAVRAHRAGNDLMGVTLIGLTAGLISPITWPHHIYWFIPAMILLLVHARGWATRRRILLWSGLATLYAALIWGTVSFIVWGDAEATPTTTPRDFLLRNLFVLCSLLLLLTLPTAAPLARATRMPTGPAPLPAPPPIPKPDLGTPEPSRRSARMRYSAA
- the rplI gene encoding 50S ribosomal protein L9, whose translation is MKIILTQEVSGLGTPGDVVEVKNGYGRNYLLPQGFAIRWSKGAEKQVVVIKRAREAREIRDLGQANEVKGQLSGLKVTLSARSGNGGRLFGSITPAEIVDAVKAAGGPALDRRRLELPGHIKTTGSYNVQVKLHPEVTATFPVNVVAAK
- the rpsR gene encoding 30S ribosomal protein S18; translated protein: MAKAAALRKPKKKVNPLDKDGITYIDYKDTALLRKFISDRGKIRARRVTGVTSQQQRQIARAVKNAREMALLPYTATAR
- a CDS encoding single-stranded DNA-binding protein — translated: MAGETVITVVGNLVNDPEIRFTASGAAVCSFRIASTPRTLDRQSNEWKDGEPLFLSCSIWRDAAEHVSESLTRGTRVIVQGRLRQRTYDTKEGEKRTVIELEVDEIGPSLRYATAKVQRMNRSGGGGGGFGASGGGGGNFGGGGGGGNFGGGGNRQQSGGGGRSNNDFDDPWATAAPSGGGRSSGGNNSSFDDEPPF
- the rpsF gene encoding 30S ribosomal protein S6; amino-acid sequence: MRHYELMVILDPSLEERTVAPSLDQYLNVIRTAGGSVEKLDVWGRRRLSFEINKKAEGIYAVVDLQATPEAVAELDRQLRLNESILRTKVIRPETR